A region from the Brassica napus cultivar Da-Ae chromosome C8, Da-Ae, whole genome shotgun sequence genome encodes:
- the LOC106416041 gene encoding ubiquitin-conjugating enzyme E2 variant 1A, whose translation MSSEEAKVVVPRNFRLLEELERGEKGIGDGTVSYGMDDADDIYMQSWTGTILGPHNTVYEGKIFQLKLFCGKEYPESPPTVRFQTRINMACVNPETGVVEPTLLPMLANWRREYTMEDILIKLKKEMMTSHNRKLAQPPEGTEEARPDPKGPAKCCVM comes from the exons ATGAGTTCCGAGGAAGCTAAAGTCGTCG tGCCAAGGAACTTTAGATTGTTGGAGGAGCTTGAGAGAGGTGAGAAAGGTATCGGAGATGGTACCGTAAGCTATGGGATGGATGATGCTGATGATATCTATATGCAGTCTTGGACTGGCACCATCCTCGGCCCTCACAAT ACTGTATATGAAGGGAAAATCTTCCAGCTGAAGCTCTTCTGTGGTAAGGAATACCCTGAAAGTCCACCTACTGTGAGGTTCCAGACCCGGATAAACATGGCCTGTGTCAACCCTGAAACTGGAGTG GTTGAACCGACTCTCCTTCCTATGCTCGCAAACTGGCGGAGAGAATACACAATGGAGGACATTCTGATTAAGCTGAAAAAAGAAATGATGACTTCCCATAACCGCAAGTTAGCTCAACCCCCGGAAG GTACTGAGGAAGCTAGGCCAGATCCAAAAGGACCTGCTAAATGTTGTGTGATGTGA